From one Streptomyces sp. Q6 genomic stretch:
- a CDS encoding pep a2: MHPATPCYYHIAVDASPDRAAQIQRILAAHVRYWGLDGLATSASRGIGLLVELAAEQRPDGRIEIEAWWNGQHLINAVSYDGPAARHTHELSRRCSTQIAAMSDGWGSCTANARHIVWFSLRSRPEVREALVPKHPTPSSDEALRLPRVTLSGATMVSAPARAGTPS, encoded by the coding sequence ATGCATCCGGCAACGCCCTGCTACTACCACATCGCTGTGGACGCGTCCCCCGATCGCGCCGCGCAGATCCAGCGCATCCTGGCGGCGCACGTCCGCTACTGGGGACTCGACGGACTGGCGACTTCCGCCTCCCGAGGCATCGGGCTCCTCGTGGAGCTGGCGGCGGAGCAGCGGCCGGACGGCCGCATCGAGATCGAAGCGTGGTGGAACGGGCAGCACCTGATCAACGCGGTGTCGTACGACGGCCCGGCCGCCCGCCACACCCACGAACTCTCCCGGCGGTGCTCGACACAGATCGCGGCGATGAGTGACGGCTGGGGCAGTTGCACCGCGAACGCCCGGCACATCGTCTGGTTCTCCCTGCGCAGCCGGCCCGAGGTCCGCGAAGCGCTCGTACCGAAGCACCCCACGCCCAGTTCCGACGAGGCGCTGCGGCTGCCCCGCGTCACCCTGTCCGGCGCCACCATGGTCTCGGCGCCGGCGCGAGCGGGCACCCCGTCGTGA
- a CDS encoding alpha-1,4-glucan--maltose-1-phosphate maltosyltransferase → MTVVPGSVVRIPIEEVRPAVDGGRRPAKAVVGESFTVTALVFAEGSAVVRAEAVLCAPDGRVVQRRAMRELAPGTDRWGADVTPDSPGRWSFHVRAWCDPVAAWVRDAAIKVEADVDCAITLEEGMLHLERALTRSDDHQVSGVLSAALTALCDETRGPRERFAAATTDEVRAALNVDPARDRVTDSRSLPLLVERERALYGSWYEFFPRSEGAVVVPGRPPVSGTFATAAERLPAIAAMGFDVVYLPPVHPIGMTFRKGPDNSLSPGPDDVGVPWAIGSHEGGHDAVHPDLGTLEDFDAFVARAGELGLEVALDFALQCSPDHPWVHKHPEWFHHRADGTIAYAENPPKKYQDIYPLAFDGDLPGLVAETTRVLRHWMAHGVRIFRVDNPHTKPVVFWEEVIADINRSDPDVIFLAEAFTRPAMMHTLAQIGFQQSYTYFTWRNSKQELTEYVEELSGEAASYMRPNFFVNTPDILHEFLQRGGRPAFELRAVLAATLSPSWGVYSGYELCENTPLRAGSEEYLHSEKYELRPRDWESAEREGRTIAPLLTALNDVRRRSPALRALRPVHFHHADKDEVIVYSKREGSNTVLVVVNLDPHHTQEATVRLDLEALGVAPDASVPVRDELSGRTYVWGATNYVCLTPGQSPAHIFTVG, encoded by the coding sequence ATGACGGTGGTGCCCGGGTCCGTGGTGCGGATCCCGATCGAGGAGGTGCGTCCGGCCGTCGACGGCGGACGCCGTCCGGCCAAGGCCGTGGTGGGGGAGTCCTTCACCGTCACGGCGCTGGTGTTCGCCGAGGGCAGCGCCGTCGTGCGCGCCGAGGCCGTGCTGTGCGCGCCGGACGGACGAGTGGTGCAGCGCCGGGCGATGCGTGAACTGGCCCCGGGCACCGACCGGTGGGGCGCCGACGTCACCCCCGACAGTCCGGGCCGATGGAGCTTCCACGTCCGCGCTTGGTGCGACCCGGTGGCCGCCTGGGTGCGGGACGCCGCGATCAAGGTCGAGGCGGATGTGGACTGCGCGATCACCCTGGAAGAGGGCATGCTGCATCTGGAGCGGGCGCTCACCCGCAGCGACGATCACCAGGTGAGTGGCGTCCTGAGCGCGGCGCTCACGGCGCTGTGCGACGAGACGCGCGGCCCGCGGGAGCGTTTCGCGGCGGCCACGACGGATGAGGTTCGCGCCGCGCTGAACGTCGATCCCGCGCGGGATCGGGTCACCGACAGCCGCTCGCTGCCGCTTCTGGTGGAGCGGGAGCGGGCGTTGTACGGGTCCTGGTACGAGTTCTTCCCGCGGTCGGAGGGTGCGGTCGTGGTGCCGGGGAGGCCGCCGGTGAGCGGTACGTTCGCGACGGCGGCGGAGCGGCTTCCGGCTATCGCGGCGATGGGTTTCGATGTCGTCTATCTGCCGCCGGTGCATCCGATCGGGATGACGTTCCGTAAGGGGCCGGACAACAGTCTTTCGCCCGGCCCGGATGATGTGGGGGTGCCGTGGGCGATCGGTTCGCACGAGGGCGGGCACGACGCGGTCCATCCGGATCTGGGCACGCTGGAGGACTTCGACGCCTTCGTGGCGCGGGCGGGTGAGCTGGGGCTGGAGGTGGCGCTCGACTTCGCGCTCCAGTGCTCGCCGGATCATCCGTGGGTGCACAAGCATCCGGAGTGGTTCCACCACCGGGCGGACGGGACGATCGCGTACGCGGAGAATCCGCCGAAGAAGTATCAGGACATCTATCCTCTGGCGTTCGACGGTGATCTGCCGGGGCTGGTGGCGGAGACGACGCGGGTGCTGCGGCACTGGATGGCGCACGGGGTGCGGATCTTCCGGGTGGACAATCCGCACACGAAGCCGGTCGTGTTCTGGGAGGAGGTGATCGCGGACATCAACCGGAGTGATCCGGATGTGATTTTCCTGGCCGAGGCGTTCACGCGTCCCGCGATGATGCACACTCTCGCGCAGATCGGTTTCCAGCAGTCGTACACGTACTTCACGTGGCGTAATTCGAAGCAGGAACTGACCGAGTACGTGGAGGAGTTGAGCGGGGAGGCGGCCTCTTACATGCGGCCGAACTTCTTCGTCAACACGCCGGACATCCTGCATGAGTTCCTCCAGCGGGGTGGGCGTCCCGCGTTCGAGTTGCGGGCGGTGCTGGCCGCGACGCTGTCGCCGTCGTGGGGTGTCTACAGCGGCTACGAACTGTGCGAAAACACTCCGCTACGGGCCGGTAGCGAGGAGTATCTGCACTCGGAGAAGTACGAACTACGGCCCCGGGACTGGGAGTCGGCCGAGCGGGAGGGCCGCACGATCGCCCCGCTGCTGACCGCGCTCAACGACGTCCGCCGGCGCAGTCCTGCGCTGCGTGCTCTGCGCCCGGTGCACTTCCACCACGCCGACAAGGACGAGGTGATCGTGTACTCGAAGCGGGAGGGCTCGAACACGGTTCTGGTGGTCGTGAACCTCGACCCGCACCACACCCAGGAAGCCACCGTACGCCTCGACCTGGAGGCCCTGGGTGTCGCTCCGGACGCGTCCGTCCCGGTGCGGGACGAACTGTCCGGCCGGACATATGTGTGGGGCGCCACCAACTACGTGTGCCTGACGCCGGGCCAGTCGCCCGCGCACATCTTCACCGTCGGCTGA
- the treS gene encoding maltose alpha-D-glucosyltransferase — protein sequence MATNEFMLRERPGPARDPEWFKRAVFYEVLVRSFHDSNGDGVGDLKGITAKLDYLQWLGVDCLWLPPFFKSPLRDGGYDVANYIVALPEFGDLADFVEFVDAAHQRGMRVIIDFVMNHTSDQHEWFKESRSDPDGPYGDYYVWADDDKQYQDARIIFVDTEASNWTFDPVRKQYFWHRFFSHQPDLNYENPAVQEEILAALRFWLDLGIDGFRLDAVPYLYAEEGTNCENLPATHEFLKRVRKEIDAQYPDVVILAEANQWPEDVVDYFGDFPSGGDECHMAFHFPVMPRIFMAVRRESRYPVSEILAKTPAIPSGCQWGIFLRNHDELTLEMVTDEERDYMYAEYAKDPRMRANIGIRRRLAPLLDNDRNQIELFTALLLSLPGSPILYYGDEIGMGDNIWLGDRDAVRTPMQWTPDRNAGFSSCDPGRLFLPTIMDPVYGYQVTNVEASMSSPSSLLHWTRRMIEIRKQNPAFGLGSYTELPSSNPAVIAFLREYKDDLVLCVHNFSRFAQPTELDLQAFNGRHPVELIGGVRFPAIGELPYLLTLAGHGFYWFRLPGNCLKPRVAHHDWT from the coding sequence ATGGCGACGAACGAGTTCATGCTGCGCGAAAGACCGGGACCTGCCCGGGATCCTGAGTGGTTCAAGCGCGCCGTCTTCTACGAGGTGCTCGTCCGGTCCTTCCACGACAGCAACGGCGACGGCGTCGGCGACCTCAAGGGCATCACCGCGAAACTGGACTACCTCCAGTGGCTCGGCGTCGACTGCCTCTGGCTGCCACCGTTCTTCAAGTCCCCTCTGCGCGACGGCGGTTACGACGTCGCCAATTACATCGTCGCGCTCCCCGAGTTCGGTGATCTGGCCGACTTCGTGGAGTTCGTGGACGCCGCCCACCAGCGCGGTATGCGCGTCATCATCGACTTCGTGATGAACCACACGAGCGATCAGCACGAGTGGTTCAAGGAGTCCCGCTCGGACCCGGACGGCCCCTACGGCGACTACTACGTCTGGGCCGACGACGACAAGCAGTACCAGGACGCCCGGATCATCTTCGTCGACACCGAGGCGTCGAACTGGACCTTCGACCCGGTCCGCAAGCAGTACTTCTGGCACCGCTTCTTCTCCCACCAGCCGGACCTCAACTACGAGAACCCGGCCGTCCAGGAGGAGATCCTGGCGGCCCTGCGGTTCTGGCTGGACCTGGGCATCGACGGGTTCCGCCTGGACGCGGTCCCCTACCTGTACGCGGAGGAGGGCACCAACTGCGAGAACCTGCCCGCCACGCACGAGTTCCTCAAACGGGTGCGCAAGGAGATCGACGCGCAGTACCCGGACGTGGTGATCCTCGCCGAGGCCAACCAGTGGCCCGAGGACGTCGTCGACTACTTCGGCGACTTCCCCTCGGGCGGCGACGAGTGCCACATGGCGTTCCACTTCCCCGTCATGCCACGCATCTTCATGGCGGTGCGCCGCGAGTCGCGGTACCCGGTCTCGGAGATCCTGGCGAAGACCCCGGCGATCCCGTCCGGCTGCCAGTGGGGCATCTTCCTGCGCAACCACGACGAGCTGACGCTGGAGATGGTCACCGACGAGGAACGCGACTACATGTACGCGGAGTACGCCAAGGATCCGCGGATGCGCGCCAACATCGGTATCCGGCGGCGTCTGGCCCCGCTGCTGGACAACGACCGCAACCAGATCGAGCTGTTCACGGCGCTGCTGCTGTCGCTGCCCGGCTCGCCGATCCTCTACTACGGCGACGAGATCGGCATGGGCGACAACATCTGGCTGGGCGACCGGGACGCGGTGCGCACTCCGATGCAGTGGACGCCCGACCGCAACGCGGGCTTCTCCTCGTGCGATCCGGGGCGGCTGTTCCTGCCCACGATCATGGACCCGGTCTACGGCTACCAGGTGACCAACGTCGAGGCCTCGATGTCGTCCCCGTCGTCGCTGCTGCACTGGACGCGGCGGATGATCGAGATCCGTAAGCAGAACCCGGCGTTCGGTCTCGGCTCGTACACCGAGCTGCCGTCGTCGAACCCGGCGGTGATCGCGTTCCTGCGTGAGTACAAGGACGACCTGGTGCTGTGCGTGCACAACTTCTCCCGGTTCGCCCAGCCCACGGAACTCGACCTCCAGGCCTTCAACGGCCGGCACCCGGTCGAGCTGATCGGCGGAGTGCGCTTCCCGGCCATCGGCGAACTGCCGTACCTGCTCACCCTCGCCGGACACGGCTTCTACTGGTTCCGCCTGCCGGGGAACTGCCTCAAGCCGCGCGTTGCCCATCACGATTGGACCTGA
- a CDS encoding maltokinase N-terminal cap-like domain-containing protein, whose product MTPTLTEPGALSSPVLNSSLTDLLRRWLPRQRWYSGSGHPITEVAVAAATQLAADCFHLVVRVQEDTVRDAAHYQLILGAAVSPPPRLRHCLLGSVGGPAGRELMVYDAVHDHRTAVLLLDRIRRGGRTGALRFESMPRTSVPADLTPRVLDTEQSNTSIVYGDRLILKLFRRVQRGVNPDLEVPTALAKLGYPWAPAPTAWFCTVDPFWCTLGIVQPFLAGATDGWILARRSAAEREDFVTQARDLGRTTGELHAALARAFPTRTPSAHHETRLAEEMMGRLEKAASAVPALRPHVPGLHAVFASIATGVGHPPLQRIHGDLHLGQVLRASGRWYVVDFEGEPAKPMAERCAEHSPVRDVVGMLRSFDYAAHKRLSPRRQWADECRAAFCAGYGESGDFEPADLPKLLRAYEADRAVYEVLYEAAHRPDWIVIPLHAAARLAGSR is encoded by the coding sequence ATGACCCCGACGCTGACCGAACCCGGCGCTCTGTCCTCGCCGGTGCTCAACTCGTCGCTCACGGACCTGCTGAGACGGTGGCTGCCCCGGCAGCGCTGGTACTCCGGTAGCGGGCACCCGATCACAGAGGTCGCTGTCGCCGCCGCGACCCAACTGGCGGCCGACTGCTTCCATCTCGTGGTGCGGGTCCAGGAGGACACCGTCCGCGACGCCGCCCACTACCAGCTGATCCTGGGGGCGGCCGTCAGCCCGCCGCCGCGACTGCGGCACTGCCTGCTCGGCTCCGTGGGCGGTCCTGCCGGGCGTGAGCTGATGGTCTACGACGCCGTTCACGACCACCGCACGGCGGTGCTGCTGCTCGACCGGATCCGTCGCGGCGGGCGGACCGGGGCACTGCGCTTCGAGTCCATGCCCCGCACCTCGGTGCCCGCGGACCTCACGCCCCGGGTCCTGGACACCGAGCAGTCCAACACCTCGATCGTGTACGGGGACCGACTCATACTCAAGCTGTTCCGCCGTGTCCAGCGCGGGGTGAACCCGGACCTGGAAGTGCCCACCGCGCTGGCGAAGCTCGGATACCCGTGGGCGCCGGCGCCCACGGCCTGGTTCTGCACCGTCGACCCGTTCTGGTGCACGCTCGGAATCGTCCAGCCCTTCCTCGCCGGTGCCACGGACGGCTGGATCCTGGCCCGGCGCTCCGCGGCCGAGAGGGAGGACTTCGTGACGCAGGCGCGGGACCTGGGCCGGACGACGGGCGAACTGCACGCGGCGCTCGCACGCGCCTTTCCCACCCGGACACCGTCGGCCCACCACGAGACGCGCCTCGCCGAGGAGATGATGGGTCGGCTCGAGAAGGCCGCCTCCGCGGTCCCGGCCCTGCGCCCCCACGTACCCGGCCTGCACGCGGTGTTCGCGAGCATCGCGACCGGAGTCGGTCACCCGCCCCTCCAGCGGATCCACGGCGACCTCCACCTGGGCCAGGTGCTGCGGGCCTCGGGCCGCTGGTACGTGGTCGACTTCGAGGGCGAGCCCGCGAAACCCATGGCCGAGCGGTGTGCCGAACACTCGCCGGTCCGCGACGTCGTCGGCATGCTGCGGTCCTTCGACTACGCGGCCCACAAGCGGCTCAGCCCGCGACGGCAGTGGGCCGACGAGTGCCGCGCGGCGTTCTGCGCGGGCTACGGCGAGTCCGGGGACTTCGAGCCGGCGGACCTGCCGAAACTGCTGCGCGCCTACGAAGCCGACCGGGCCGTCTACGAGGTGCTGTACGAGGCGGCGCACCGCCCCGACTGGATCGTCATACCCCTTCACGCGGCCGCCCGCCTCGCGGGGAGTCGCTGA
- the glgB gene encoding 1,4-alpha-glucan branching enzyme, whose amino-acid sequence MVAELAADTLTYRDARAVPDVDSTTRTRLLSGTHHDPHAVLGAHPDPDGLTVRCLRPRAQALAVVVGDTAWRLADRGDGLFTGGLPLVSVPPYRLHTTYPDARVEEEDPYRFLPTLGELDLHLIGEGRHEELWTVLGAHVIAHEGVRGTRFTVWAPHALGVRVLGDFTGWDGTSTPMRSLGSTGIWELFVPGIGEGELYKFEVFAPDGSSSLRADPMARRTEKPSATASIVHVSHHAWGDAEWLARRGDRPAHRAPFSVYEVHLASWRPGLTYRQLAEQLPAYIADLGFTHVEFLPVAEHPFGGSWGYQVTGFYAPTARLGTPDDFKHLIDTLHQAGIGVLMDWVPAHFPRDDWALAEFDGKPLYEHEDPLRSAHPDWGTLEFDYGRKEVRNFLVANALYWCEEFHIDGLRVDAVASMLYLDYSREEGQWTPNQHGGRENLDAVDFLQEMNATLYRRVPGVVTIAEESTAWDGVTRATHHTGPTGFGGLGFGLKWNMGWMHDTLDYVSHEPVHRKYHHHEMTFSMVYAYSENYVLPISHDEVVHGKRSLVSKMPGDWWQQRATHRAYLAYMWAHPGKQLLFMGQEFAQGAEWSEAHGPDWWLLDPAYSAAPDHRGIRDLTRDLNTVYRDTPALWEQDTDPAGFTWIIGDAVEDNVFAFLRHATDDTPLLAVANFSPVVRHDYRLGVPPTIPAWHETLNTDHTRYGGSDITNRDPVKPEDTPSHGHPTSIRLTLPPLATVWLTPAQTEGAGE is encoded by the coding sequence ATGGTGGCCGAGCTCGCCGCCGACACACTCACGTACCGGGACGCACGCGCCGTACCGGACGTCGACAGCACCACCCGTACGCGTCTGCTGAGCGGAACGCACCACGATCCGCACGCCGTTCTCGGCGCGCACCCGGATCCGGACGGGCTCACCGTGCGGTGCCTGCGCCCGCGCGCGCAGGCGCTGGCCGTGGTCGTCGGTGACACCGCCTGGAGGCTCGCCGACAGGGGAGACGGACTGTTCACCGGTGGACTGCCACTCGTCTCGGTCCCGCCCTACCGGCTGCACACCACCTATCCCGACGCGCGCGTGGAGGAGGAGGACCCCTACCGCTTCCTGCCCACGCTGGGGGAGCTGGACCTGCATCTGATCGGCGAGGGTCGGCACGAGGAACTGTGGACCGTGCTCGGAGCACACGTCATCGCGCACGAAGGGGTGCGGGGCACTCGCTTCACGGTGTGGGCGCCCCATGCGCTGGGGGTACGTGTGCTCGGAGACTTCACCGGCTGGGACGGCACGTCGACACCCATGCGCTCGCTCGGCTCGACGGGCATCTGGGAGCTGTTCGTGCCCGGGATCGGGGAGGGCGAGCTGTACAAGTTCGAGGTGTTCGCCCCCGACGGCTCCAGCTCCCTGCGAGCGGATCCCATGGCGCGTCGGACGGAGAAGCCGTCGGCGACGGCATCGATCGTGCACGTCTCGCACCACGCCTGGGGGGATGCGGAGTGGCTCGCGCGGCGCGGGGACCGTCCCGCGCACCGGGCGCCGTTCTCCGTCTACGAGGTCCACCTCGCGTCCTGGCGCCCGGGACTGACCTACCGCCAGCTCGCCGAGCAACTCCCCGCCTACATCGCCGATCTGGGCTTCACCCATGTCGAGTTCCTGCCCGTCGCGGAACACCCCTTCGGCGGATCCTGGGGCTACCAGGTCACCGGCTTCTACGCCCCCACCGCCCGCCTGGGCACCCCCGACGACTTCAAACACCTCATCGACACCCTGCACCAAGCAGGCATCGGCGTCCTCATGGACTGGGTCCCGGCCCACTTCCCCCGCGACGACTGGGCACTGGCCGAATTCGACGGCAAACCCCTCTACGAACACGAGGACCCCCTGCGCTCGGCCCACCCCGACTGGGGCACCCTCGAATTCGACTACGGCCGCAAGGAAGTCCGCAACTTCCTCGTCGCCAACGCCCTCTACTGGTGCGAGGAGTTCCACATCGACGGCCTGCGCGTCGACGCCGTCGCCTCCATGCTCTACCTCGACTACTCCCGCGAGGAAGGACAGTGGACCCCCAACCAGCACGGCGGCCGCGAGAACCTCGACGCCGTCGACTTCCTCCAGGAAATGAACGCCACCCTCTACCGCCGCGTCCCCGGCGTCGTCACCATCGCCGAGGAATCCACCGCCTGGGACGGCGTCACCCGCGCCACCCACCACACCGGCCCCACGGGCTTCGGCGGCCTCGGCTTCGGCCTGAAATGGAACATGGGCTGGATGCACGACACCCTGGACTACGTCAGCCACGAACCCGTCCACCGCAAATACCACCACCACGAGATGACCTTCTCGATGGTCTACGCCTACAGCGAGAACTACGTCCTGCCCATCTCCCACGACGAAGTCGTCCACGGCAAACGCTCCCTCGTCTCCAAAATGCCCGGCGACTGGTGGCAGCAACGCGCCACCCACCGCGCCTACCTCGCCTACATGTGGGCCCACCCCGGCAAACAACTCCTGTTCATGGGACAGGAATTCGCCCAGGGCGCCGAATGGTCCGAAGCCCACGGCCCCGACTGGTGGCTCCTCGACCCCGCCTACAGCGCCGCACCCGACCACCGCGGCATCCGCGACCTCACCCGCGACCTCAACACCGTCTACCGCGACACCCCCGCCCTGTGGGAACAGGACACCGACCCGGCCGGCTTCACCTGGATCATCGGCGACGCCGTCGAAGACAACGTCTTCGCCTTCCTGCGCCACGCCACCGACGACACCCCCCTGCTCGCCGTCGCCAACTTCTCCCCCGTCGTCCGCCACGACTACCGCCTCGGCGTCCCCCCCACCATCCCCGCCTGGCACGAAACCCTCAACACCGACCACACCCGCTACGGCGGCAGCGACATCACCAACCGCGACCCCGTCAAACCCGAAGACACCCCCTCCCACGGCCACCCCACCAGCATCCGACTCACACTCCCCCCACTGGCGACCGTGTGGTTGACCCCGGCACAGACCGAGGGCGCCGGTGAGTGA
- a CDS encoding PRC and DUF2382 domain-containing protein, which produces MTQGEISNPDALVGLTAYDRTGEKIGSVERVYLDDKTGKPDWATVKTGLFGMKETFVPLNGAAHKDDRLQVMYTKEAVKDAPRVEADQHLDESEQQQLYAHYGLSRPAAAPAGNAGAGNRTDRTGQGVGGAAGAGGAAGAGAGAAGFATGEAHGRHAAGAREPAMRGAADVPGKADELIRSEERLRVGVEEQEVGRAHLRKVVETENVTTTVPVSHEEVRVVREPIRDGDVQRATIGEAETEVTLHAERAVVRKETVPVERVRLETQKVTETKEVSDTVRKEKIEFDNPKGDPGMPGEGGIGRRGKGPRH; this is translated from the coding sequence ATGACGCAGGGCGAGATCAGCAACCCCGATGCTCTCGTTGGGCTCACCGCTTACGACCGCACCGGAGAGAAGATCGGCAGCGTCGAGCGGGTCTACCTTGACGACAAGACGGGCAAGCCAGACTGGGCGACGGTCAAGACGGGTCTCTTCGGCATGAAGGAAACCTTCGTGCCGCTGAACGGAGCCGCGCACAAGGACGACCGGCTCCAGGTGATGTACACCAAGGAGGCGGTCAAGGACGCGCCTCGAGTCGAAGCCGACCAGCACCTCGACGAGTCGGAGCAGCAGCAGCTGTACGCGCACTACGGCCTGAGCAGGCCCGCGGCCGCCCCGGCCGGCAACGCCGGAGCCGGGAACCGCACTGATCGCACGGGCCAGGGTGTGGGCGGCGCGGCAGGAGCGGGCGGTGCGGCGGGTGCGGGTGCAGGTGCGGCAGGCTTCGCGACCGGCGAGGCCCACGGCCGCCACGCCGCGGGCGCCCGGGAACCCGCGATGCGTGGCGCCGCGGACGTACCGGGCAAGGCCGACGAACTCATCCGTTCCGAGGAGCGCCTGCGGGTCGGCGTGGAGGAGCAAGAGGTCGGCCGTGCCCACCTGCGCAAGGTCGTCGAGACGGAGAACGTGACCACCACGGTCCCCGTGTCGCACGAAGAGGTTCGTGTGGTGCGGGAGCCGATCCGGGACGGCGACGTCCAGCGCGCCACGATCGGCGAGGCGGAGACCGAGGTGACGCTGCACGCCGAACGTGCGGTCGTCCGCAAGGAGACCGTGCCGGTCGAGCGCGTCCGGCTCGAGACCCAGAAGGTCACGGAGACGAAGGAGGTCTCCGACACCGTGCGCAAGGAGAAGATCGAGTTCGACAACCCCAAGGGCGATCCGGGCATGCCCGGTGAGGGCGGGATCGGTCGTCGCGGCAAGGGGCCGCGTCACTGA
- a CDS encoding DUF4239 domain-containing protein: MIESLAIVLGVALLAAAIVVLKHRLWPMGPDEEPREDVAEYISMMVGVLYALVLGLALVSVWDTHSSAEDHVATEASAAHQIHLLAAGLPTAQAERMRVDMNTYVRHVVDTEWPSMAQESAPDTAGWHLLDRVRATAQESTGETQVQQATVQETLAQLSTLDEARRGRESDAGERLSPVIWFGLIVGGFLTVAFMFMFGVTRSFTHVVMVMGLSALITFTVLLIYQLNTPFSGMFAVDPEAFTRYF; encoded by the coding sequence ATGATCGAAAGTCTCGCCATCGTCCTCGGCGTAGCGCTGCTCGCCGCCGCGATCGTCGTGCTCAAGCACCGCCTGTGGCCGATGGGCCCGGACGAGGAACCCCGCGAGGACGTCGCCGAGTACATCTCGATGATGGTCGGCGTGCTCTACGCGCTCGTCCTCGGCCTCGCCCTCGTCTCCGTGTGGGACACGCACTCCAGCGCCGAGGACCACGTGGCGACGGAGGCGAGCGCCGCTCACCAGATCCATCTGCTCGCCGCCGGGCTGCCCACCGCGCAGGCCGAACGGATGCGCGTCGACATGAACACGTACGTACGTCACGTCGTCGACACGGAGTGGCCCTCGATGGCGCAGGAGAGCGCCCCCGACACTGCCGGCTGGCACCTGCTGGACCGAGTCCGTGCCACGGCCCAGGAATCGACCGGTGAGACGCAGGTGCAGCAGGCCACGGTGCAGGAGACCCTCGCGCAGCTGAGCACCTTGGACGAGGCGCGGCGCGGACGGGAGTCGGATGCCGGGGAGCGGCTGTCTCCCGTGATCTGGTTCGGCCTGATCGTGGGCGGCTTCCTCACGGTCGCCTTCATGTTCATGTTCGGTGTGACGCGCAGCTTCACCCACGTGGTGATGGTGATGGGCCTGTCCGCGCTCATCACCTTCACGGTGCTGCTCATCTACCAGCTCAACACGCCGTTCAGCGGCATGTTCGCGGTCGATCCCGAGGCGTTCACCCGCTACTTCTGA
- a CDS encoding NUDIX domain-containing protein, protein MAEDKGVGVPEKVAWILVRDHRVLVTRSHGRDRFYFPGGHREAGESDRDTLVREIDEELRTAIDPDSMVHFGTFEIGEGHPDHDPFRMICYVADHRGELTPSREIAEKAWFRYADRHRVSAVDGLVLDALHRSGWLA, encoded by the coding sequence ATGGCCGAGGACAAGGGTGTGGGGGTGCCGGAGAAGGTGGCGTGGATCCTCGTCCGTGACCACCGGGTGCTGGTCACGCGGAGCCACGGCAGAGATCGCTTCTACTTCCCCGGCGGTCATCGTGAGGCGGGTGAGTCCGACCGCGACACCCTGGTGCGCGAGATCGACGAGGAACTGCGGACGGCGATCGACCCCGATTCGATGGTGCACTTCGGCACGTTCGAGATCGGCGAGGGCCACCCGGATCACGACCCCTTCAGGATGATCTGCTACGTCGCCGACCACCGCGGCGAACTGACCCCGTCCAGGGAGATCGCCGAGAAGGCGTGGTTCCGGTACGCCGACCGGCACCGGGTCTCCGCCGTCGACGGGCTGGTTCTCGACGCGCTGCACAGATCCGGGTGGCTCGCCTGA
- a CDS encoding MBL fold metallo-hydrolase: protein MPKVLHDDAIVRVTSDVYAVSGSNTNWVIVKDGDSGTLIDTGYPGDRDAVLASLEKVGLRPGAVSAVLVTHAHNDHIGAAEYLSAEHGVPVLMHEEEVPHARRDFLDQVSVGQILARAWRPGVLPWAVHALRSGGTQHVPIAKPQGFPGSGGLDLPGSPVPVHTPGHTRGHCAYHLPTHGILITGDAVVTAHPTARTQGPQLLPNMFHTDRSRALDSLDLLEGMEADVLIPGHGPVHRGQVREAVSAARDHARGRTRR, encoded by the coding sequence ATGCCGAAGGTTCTTCACGACGACGCCATCGTGCGGGTCACGAGCGATGTCTACGCCGTCTCGGGCAGCAACACCAACTGGGTGATCGTCAAGGACGGTGACAGCGGCACCCTCATCGACACCGGCTACCCGGGCGACCGCGACGCGGTGCTCGCTTCTCTGGAGAAGGTCGGACTGCGCCCGGGGGCCGTGTCCGCCGTCCTGGTCACGCACGCGCACAACGACCACATCGGCGCGGCCGAGTACCTGAGCGCCGAACACGGAGTGCCGGTCCTCATGCACGAGGAGGAAGTCCCGCACGCCCGCCGTGACTTCCTGGACCAGGTGTCCGTCGGCCAGATCCTCGCCCGGGCGTGGCGTCCCGGTGTCCTCCCCTGGGCCGTCCACGCGCTGCGCTCCGGCGGGACCCAGCATGTCCCGATCGCCAAGCCGCAGGGCTTCCCCGGTTCCGGGGGCCTCGACCTGCCCGGCTCCCCCGTTCCCGTGCACACGCCGGGACACACGCGCGGCCACTGCGCCTACCACCTGCCCACCCACGGGATTCTCATCACCGGCGACGCCGTGGTGACGGCTCATCCCACGGCACGCACCCAGGGGCCGCAGCTGCTCCCGAACATGTTCCACACCGACCGGTCCCGCGCCCTGGACTCCCTGGATCTGCTCGAAGGGATGGAGGCGGACGTACTGATCCCCGGGCATGGTCCTGTGCATCGCGGCCAGGTGCGCGAGGCTGTCTCGGCGGCACGCGATCACGCGAGGGGCCGCACCCGCAGGTGA